The genomic stretch CCAAGGGTGTGTATTCGGTGGCAGACTTACCGCCTTACGCTATCCAGAACGCGAGTTGATTTATGTGGAGGCTAAGGCTCAATACTATACGCCCACTAAAACATTTAGCAAAGAGGCCGATGAAAAAGAGAAATCTAATCTTACTAAGCAACAGCGCTATGACCATTATTTAGATATTACTGAGTTTATTGGAAAGAAATTTATTTCCGTACATGGCAAAGGTATGATTACGGTATTCCCGGAACAAATTGAAGCCGCGATTGAAGTCGTTTCCAGATTCTGCGTGGATCATCGTTGGTTAACTTATATCCCACCGACTATGTCGCCATGTGAAACCTCTCAATTGTCTAACTATTTGGAGTATCCAACTGAGGCTTTTAGTTATTACAAGAAGAGGGGTATTCCGAATGTTATCTGCGAAGAAAAACATATGGGATCGCGTGCGATTTTGATATTATGCAAAGATGAAAAAGCATGCCTCAATCGTTTTGGCTTAGAAGCTATCGGTCAATGCTATACTAGAACCGGCCGCCAGTTTTTCAAAGATAACGAACTTCAACAAAAGTTCTTGCGTCGATTAGTAGAGAGTTTGACTGCTAATAATTGGTGGGAGAAATTTGATACGGATTGGGTTATTATTGACGCTGAAGTTATTCCCTGGAACTTAAAAGCAGGGGAACTTTTGATTAATCAATATGAATTGGTGGCAACCACTGCTAAAAACACGCTTCAAAAAATGTATGAAAACGTATTAAAGGCATCTCAAAGAGGCGTAGCAATAACCGAATTAAAAGATTCGTTAAGCCAACAACTAAAAGACATAAACGCCTATCAAAAAGCTTATCAGAATTATTGTTGGCAGGTCTCTTCGTTGGATGATATAAAAATAGCGCCGTTTCATTTACTTGCCACAGAAAACAGGATATACACTGATAAAAATCATACCTGGCACATGGAGACGTTAGGCGAATTAGCCAGTTTTGACAAGATTTGGAAGAAGACCCCATTCCTGCAAGTAGAAACAATAAATGAATTGTCTTGCCAGCAAGGGATTGATTGGTGGCTCGAAATTACTAATAAAGGTGCGGAAGGCATGGTTATCAAACCATCTGATTTTATTGTTTACTCTAAAGGTAGGTTAGTACAGCCTGCTCTGAAATGTCGTGGAAAAGAATACTTAAGAATAATATATGGCCCAAGTTATGATGCACAAGTTAATTTGGAAAGGTTAAGAAATAGAGGGCTTAGAACCAAGCGCTCCTTAGCAGAAAAAGAATTCGTGCTTGGTATTGAAGGGTTGACACGATTTGTTAGAAATGAACCATTGCGGAGAGTCCATGAATGCGCATTAGGTGTTTTGGCCATGGAAAGTGAAACCACCGACCCAAGACTGTAATGACCAACGGAGTACGGTTCTATCAATTCCAAAAACCATTTCAAGGCATACCTCCCTATACCCTATAGGTATATACCCTACACCTACTAGGGGAAT from Planctomycetota bacterium encodes the following:
- a CDS encoding polynucleotide kinase-phosphatase; the protein is MLDNKISIRIPELSLVVLVGSSGSGKSYFCQKHFKPTQIVSSDFCRGIISDDINNQGVTPEAFELLNFIISKRADLRKLTVVDATSLRHEDRENLINLARRHHILPVAIVFDVNEKTCWARTQQRPDRDFGRHVVRTHNLLLKKTIRNIKREGFTGGLYILNEDEIDNAEIVFSPLFNNKRNESGPFDIIGDVHGCYDELIELVEKLGYRQENGLYKHPDNRKLIFVGDLTDRGPKIIETVNFVINHSINNLAYVVRGNHDKKFTNYLRGQNVRIDHGLEQTIAQLESLPEAERIKFKEQYQKYERNVISHYIFDQGNLAVAHAGITEYFQGRGSAQITDFCLYGQTTGEIDGYGLPVRLDWSENYRGKALVVYGHIPVEEAEFANNTIDIDQGCVFGGRLTALRYPERELIYVEAKAQYYTPTKTFSKEADEKEKSNLTKQQRYDHYLDITEFIGKKFISVHGKGMITVFPEQIEAAIEVVSRFCVDHRWLTYIPPTMSPCETSQLSNYLEYPTEAFSYYKKRGIPNVICEEKHMGSRAILILCKDEKACLNRFGLEAIGQCYTRTGRQFFKDNELQQKFLRRLVESLTANNWWEKFDTDWVIIDAEVIPWNLKAGELLINQYELVATTAKNTLQKMYENVLKASQRGVAITELKDSLSQQLKDINAYQKAYQNYCWQVSSLDDIKIAPFHLLATENRIYTDKNHTWHMETLGELASFDKIWKKTPFLQVETINELSCQQGIDWWLEITNKGAEGMVIKPSDFIVYSKGRLVQPALKCRGKEYLRIIYGPSYDAQVNLERLRNRGLRTKRSLAEKEFVLGIEGLTRFVRNEPLRRVHECALGVLAMESETTDPRL